A region from the Mya arenaria isolate MELC-2E11 chromosome 2, ASM2691426v1 genome encodes:
- the LOC128225136 gene encoding tripartite motif-containing protein 29-like, which yields MAFGGSSIYKGSDLIHDYSCSKCEENDFNTEAQHFCPECDHYLCDKCVRIHGEYFKKHVVYGRGDIQKWERFSMDRCDQHGNKLEVHCDDHQELCCHVCVAVNHRLCSSISHLLELARGFLKTEEFKQLPAAVDKMRSRFDELKNAKLEDKAFLMDSYKNILAEIKALCKELNQILDKLEKKTVEQLHSMMKHLERSLKDDIEICAHMNELLKTMMDKFRQIT from the exons atggcgttTGGAGGTTCATCAATTTACAAGGGATCTGACCTGATTCATGACTACAGTTGTTCCAAGTGTGAGGAAAATGACTTTAACACTGAAGCCCAGCACTTCTGTCCAGAGTGTGACCATTATCTGTGTGACAAGTGTGTGAGGATACATGGGGAGTACTTCAAGAAACATGTTGTGTATGGGCGTGGAGACATCCAGAAGTGGGAGAGGTTCTCCATGGACAGATGTGACCAACATGGTAACAAGCTGGAGGTCCACTGTGATGACCATCAGGAACTGTGCTGCCATGTCTGTGTGGCCGTTAACCACAg GCTATGTAGCAGTATAAGTCACTTGCTGGAACTGGCCAGAGGCTTTCTAAAAACAGAAGAATTCAAGCAGCTGCCAGCAGCAGTGGACAAGATGAGGAGCAGATTTGATGAGCTAAAAAATGCCAAGTTGGAAGACAAAGCCTTTCTGATGGACTCATACAAGAACATCTTGGCTGAAATCAAAGCTCTCTGTAAAGAGTTAAACCAGATCTTAGACAAGcttgagaaaaaaacagttgaacaGTTACATAGCATGATGAAGCATTTAGAGAGGAGTTTGAAAGATGACATTGAAATTTGTGCTCATATGAATGAGTTACTGAAAACCATGATGGACAAGTTCAGGCAGATAACTTGA